attttttttactttaaaagtaCTTTCAAATACTGACAATCTTCATTGTGGGAGGGGccaaaatttctattttttcttacgTAAAGATCAAAAGGGAGTAACTCtttctagaaaaagaaaattcaaatctttttttcatccaaaaaaacagaaaaagatgaaaagtgAAGACCTTGAAAATCCATCACCTAAGATTGTTTTCTTTGATTCTTCAAAAGGTTCTAATGGTAGTTGATCTTTTTGCCATCATATTTAAGTAATGTATTGGTAATATTTGAAAAACGATACTGCAATTACTAAGATATAGACATAATTACAATTttattctaattaaaaatattataaaaagataatcaaataataatttgagaaaaatagtaaataacaGTTTCAtttattgtagaattttttaaTGAATGCAAAAGGTTCAATCAACATTTCTAAGAGTCTTCATGTTTTTGAAATCGTATAGATagataacaataataaatatatgtatatccACCAGTTTGATCTAATCTCTTTCAAGTGAAATactaaaccaaatcaaactaaacTGCCCTAGAACAAATAGGATGAGAAAGGTGTGCTAGAAAGGagtatttcaaataaatacttgtatatatgtatttatattcttCGTCTATGAATGAACATaccattttctaattttaacaACACCAATCTTACAAATTCAATGCTGATTCACTCTTATCTTGAGCTTGCGTAAAAAAATGAATGCAAATCACAAAGACCCTACTTTGTGATGAAGAATAACCAAAACCACAAAAACAAATGAGTAATACAAAAAAACCTTCACAAACCAATCTCTTCAAAATCCAACACACTCAGCTCTTTGCTCCTAAAGCAAAAATCTGATCATGAACAAATAATCAACCAAAAAACAAACCTGCAGagaacatgagaaaattgagtTAGTAAGTAGATTAAGCATTTCAGGCTGGAAGAGGTTTACAGTGAAAATGTATATGAATATCTTATACATAGAGGATACTTTCGAATGGGccctttacaaataaaatcaaagtaAATAACAATCCACCTCCAGAAATGAAATAACAAGGAAAAGATGTTTCTAAAGTtgcacacaaattattttgtGGTTGAAATCAAGGTCAGATGTTACACAAGCTAAAAGGAACAAAATGTGAACCATATGCAGCTGTAGAAGAGCAGAAGGTAACAATACTGATGTCAATATTATAATGAAAGCAACCAAATAAGGTTCTGCATAGTTTCTGATGACTTTGCCACCAAATCTTGATTCTATTCACATAGAGCAAATGCACATCCTGATATGTGCATAATTACACTTCTGAATGCAAGCTATACATCCTCACTAGTCACATATGTGCATAATTACACTTCTGAATGCAAGCTATACATCCTCACTAGTCACTTGAATAGCAGGGGGGAAAGTTTACGTGTACATGGATTATGCAACAAGCCAATCTAATTGACAGATAATTGGGCCTAAGAGACTATACTGCATTATATTAGCTACAACTCTTCTATATGAGATTATCTTTCCAcaacaaaaatgtaaaaaagcAAGTTATTTTCTCTTCCTTCACCTCCAAATGGAGTAATGGACTGAGGTTTCTCCTAAAGTCTTACCCCAAAACCCCCAGCTATTTTGTTTTGCAGAGGGGATGAAGTAGTAAACCATGTAGTTTTCTGTTTCTCGACAGAACAACAATAAGGTTTATTTCAAAAAGACGAGAAAAGTACAATCCAAAGTAGATATGACAGTTCTTCCCATCTATTCTAGCCTTGCTGAGCAGAGTTTCCTGATACCTGCTGTAGGTGGGAGGTGATaggtatcccgtggaattagttgaggtgcacgcAAGCTGACCCGAACACCACAGTTACCAAAAATATTCAGATATAACAGACGCTAGCTGACAAATGTTTTGGTGAGGTTCTAACCACCCAAAACACGAGTTGCAAGACTTCCAACGAACAGTCATATGATATAGAAAAAGCAATTTTACATGGTTTGAcatctgtaaaaaaaaaaagattttagacctaactcaaccccaaaaacCAGTTCATGAGGGGAGGATAATCCAggccatataaggagaccacaTTCCTTAGCCGATGTGGGATACTTAAGTCAACACCTCTCCTCATGCCCAGGTTTGGACATTAGAAGCGCGACAATTTAATATTAAGAGACCAAATGATAAATCTTATGAATTGGGATGGActtgactctgataccatgataaATGGATCATGGgtctaactcaacctcaaaagctagctctGAGAGGAGGGTTGTCCAAGTGATATAAAGAGACCAAATCCCCCATGCCTTAACCGATGTGGGAGACTCAACAGCATCTTCAAGATAGCTCAGCTTGAGGATTAAGAAAAAGATAACCTAGACCAAAGACAATATAAATTCCTAATTTACTGGTTTAGCACTCATTTGCAGGCTACTCCAAAAACCTCTTCACTTAGCCCCCGTCTGCTACTTCAACCACACAActgaaaatataataagattTATCATTTGGTCCACATGTAGTGAAGTCATCAGGAGAAAATGCTTGGATCTTCATAGGCTGTGAtctttagattattatttttggagGGTGTTTGGATTATGTTGAGTCATGTCAATGGATATTAAGAGCTTGTTGAGCTGTGACAAGGACCAGAGAGTATACAGAACTCTGAAGATGCTCTGAAAGACTATTACATTATGCATTCTATGGACTGTTTGGCTAGATATAAGCAAAAAATGCTCTAAGgtgaaaaaaattcatgttCCATAAGTAATGCAGTTAACAAAATTTATACTTTGTGCACCAAAGGGTGTGGTCTAGTGGTCAATGGACAGCGTTGAGAACCATTTAGAAGCTCATTACCACCTAAATGTGTACAAACGCTTGTTTGTGACCAGGATAAGCTTAGAGAAGAGACTAATCCTATTCGTGCTAAAGAAAACTTGGGAGTATCATGAGCAATTTGAAATTGGTAAGGTTTTGTATCACTTTTTTGTGTGCTTTAgtgcaaaataaaatacatgttTATGTTGTATGAAGTATTTGATTAAATTACTTTAGAGATGGCAACGAATGGAAGAGAATCTTGCATTGTTGATGTAGGATTGCAATTTGCTACTAGTGGTGAGTTCAATACTTTATTTGTTTGGTAATATCCTTTCGTACTTTGTAATTTTATTCTTTCATCTTGAAAGCTATATTATAACATCTGGTTTTATCTTACTTTTTATTAGGTTCAAGTCCATGCCTCCTAAAGTTCGGTCACTGATTTGGGAACATTTTATCGTGGTTCAAGACAATGAAGAAAGGCAGAAAGCAAGGTGCTTGACATGTGGTGTGATAATTATCATCCAAGAACTAATGGGACAAGTAATTTAATGAATCACATCAAGAGATGTCTTGAGCATCGTATCTATCAAGAAAGGCTGATCCGTAATAACCCTATGTATTGAATTTGGTGAATTTTAGACTTAATTTGTGATTGCTTGTGTTTGATGATggatttatatttgtatttggttgTTGCTAGTTTATCCCTTAGCGAAAGGCAGTTGTTAGTTGTTTGGCTGCTGCTTGATTTGCCTTAGTGACTAGCGAGGCTGCATTTTCATTTTAAGACATGGTGTTCACTTTGGCTGACTTTTGTGCTTGCAAATTTAAGCTGCTGCAGACCTGCAGTGCTGCTGAATTTTAAGTTACTGTGGTGCTGTTAGTTGTTTGGCTGGTGCGTTTGCTGAATTTTAAGCTGGCTGTTGCTAAATTTAAGCTGTTGTTTGCCTTGAgcaattagaattttttttttttttttttataattagtaGTTTAGTACtgttgtattcttcagcattaaggaaTGTTGGCCACCTCCAAAAAAATTACAGGGTAGTAAGGTTAGACTCTAAGCTTTACAGAGAGAATAAAAACACTAAACAGTTCCATTTCACATCATGTATGGACCTGATCTTGTCTTCAAAACATCtcccatttctttctttccatacTGTCCCCGCCATATATATTAAAGGAATTATCCTCCACCAGTTTTTCTGACTCTTGCTACCCCCTCTTTTCATCCAGCAGCTCATCAAGTCAGCAGTATACTCAGGCATTGTCCACTCAGTATTTGTGAGGCTGAGAAATAGGTTCCACAATTGTGAAGTAAACATTAAATGTAAAAAAAGATGGTTGTTTGTCTCCCCAAGTCTCATTGCACAAAAAACATATTGTTACTACTATTCTCCCCTTCTTTTGTAGAACCTCATGTGTCAACCATGCTCTCTTCACCACAAGCCAAGTGAAGCATTTAACATTGACGGGAGCCATGCTCTTCCAGATGCTTGAGCACTCACCTTGCTCACACTATTGTCCCTCTTGTACATTTTTCACAGAGAAAATGTCATCCTTTGAAAGATGCCATCTCAGTGTATCAGATTGCATTGTGGTGCCAGCGAAATTCTCCACTTCACACAAAAAGGTTGCCACCCTATCATGCCCTTTCCTTGTTGCCTTTCCATAGGAAATCTCTCCTCAATTTGTTTAGCTTCTTAATCACAATTGCAGGTATAGGAAATAGAGACATCACATAGGTGGGAAGCGAGTCCAACACTGTGTTGATTACTGTGACCCTTCCTCCTAGTGAAAGATACTGAGCTTTCCACTGAGCCAACTTCTTGTTAGCTTTCTCTATAATGCTATCCCAAATCTCCACATCCTTATGTTTTTCTGCCTAAAGGCATCCCTAGGTATACTCTGTGGGCAGATTACCTACACCACACCCAAGAATGATAGCAAGGGTCTGGATGTTTGGCACTTCCATTAGCTGtttcatttaaataaatacCGAGGAACCGAATTAGTTTGGTACGGTATTTGGTACACACTATTGAAAACCCGAAAACTAAAATACCAAACCGAAGTTCGAAAGAACTGAATACCGAATGCTCACCCTAGTCTGATTCTATGTTGAGACCTGTTCAAAATGACAGCTAGATAAACATTTTGACTGGTAAATGAAATGACTGCATTACAAATCCTCAGCCAGGCAAGAACAGTCACTCAAAAGACTTTTGATAACAATCATGATAACTAGTTTTAATTAGgtgattatatttttataattgtggTGTCAGACCCAGCTTGCATGCACCTTTGATAATTCCACAAGATATGGTACCAGGTAACTTTGTCCACCAAGTCTAGGACATATATGAAAAAGAATCATCACTTGTTTTTGTCTCTATTGGAATTTGGACCTGAGACCTCATGGGTCTAAGCCCACTTCATTTACCACTAAGTCACATCCTTGGATGCTAggtgataaatattttaattaagacAGAAAAACTTTGCCATAAAATGACATTCTACTGCAATTAATATGCATCTCTGAAATATTCTGTTCTCTTTATCTTCCCTACAATTTGAATATACTTATGTTTTCTGCATAATAAATTTAAGGATGAATGCATAGAGAGCAACATAACATACCACAACTGCAATGTGCTTCAACTTCCTCTCACAAAATTTAGCAATACTAGAATGCAAAAGATGAACTTATTgtaaaaaaccaagaaaatgGAAAAGCAGACTGACCCATCGACTTGGCAACATACAGCCACACAAAATTGAGAGGTAATGACAGATATCCTTTGCTCCCATGTAATGATCAATCACAGATATTGTAACTCAAAGGTTTTCCAATACAGTGTGGAGATTTGAAACACGGCGACGGAATAATGGTTCTAGCCTGAAAGCTGGCACCCCAGTCTGCCACCTATTAGTATCATACATCTCTTTCCATGCCTGCACTATCTCATCGACCTTAAAACCTGGAAAGGAACAGGTGCAAGATGGCAAGGAAATATATCACTTAATTCAGCATAAAATGTatgtaaaatagaaagaaaaaaatttgttcaTATTTTACCTTCAAGAGCAGTTTCATTGGAACAGTGGTTCTTTATCATAACCGCAATATCAATTTGAGATGCTCCAGCTAGCTCAAACTTTTCCATTGCAACCTCCAAACATTCTTCCCAAGTTGGTAGTCCCAGCTTAAATTCCACCACGGAACGTTCGTAGAGCATGGTACCCCATAAGAGGTAAATCTGAGATCTCATGTTTGCAGCTTGCTCCTCAGATTCTTCGGCTGGTTTATCTTTAAGTAGACCATCCAATCCCATTTTCTGCAATAGAGCTTTATATTcatcatttttggagagtccatTAAGACGTTGTTCTTCCATCTCCTCCCACATTTCTGTTCCTCTTTCCATGCTATCCTCAGCCTTGTTATACAGCTCCAAGATCTCTGCACAAGTCCCCGTCTCTAACTCAACTTTGCTTCCAATCAAATAGTACCAGGAGAGTTTTGCGTGTTCAAACTGCTGCTGACCAAGTGCAAGAAGGCCTTCATAGAAATCAGGCTTGAGCCTAAGAGCCTCTCCATACCTACTTCCTGCcatttcatattctttttcagCCCAGTCATATGCAGATTTAACCTGTTTCAACAGAGATTCCCGAGAGCCATCTTCAGTAAAGTATACACGCTTCCTTGCTCTGGACATATGAACATTTCCCCAATTAAACAAAGACAAAGCTGCCATCTCTTGGAACTTAGCTGCAGCAATTCCAAAAAGCTCTTGTGATTCTTCACCTGTAACAGTGTCCTCCATAGTTTCACAGTAGAGTTTCATACCTATCTCATGAAGATCCAGATATGGGTCGCAATCAAAGCCAACATGATTTTTGAACAGCCGTGCAAATTGGATGATCCAGTCTTCAACACAAGTTGTCCCTTTATTCAGTTGCCTTTCTTTCTCCAGATGCCCATCATCTGTGACTATAGTTGATTTGTAACTGCTGGAATTCATATCCTCTTCACCACTCATTCCCTCATATACAGGTTCTTTATCTGGCGTAACTTGTACAACGTAGAGTCTTAAAGAAGTCTGAGAAGCAGCAGATGATTCAACCAACCTAAGCTCATCAGTGGTGGTTATAGTAACCAAGTCACCTTCTTGATCCCTATACTTGATTAATGCACCCTTCAAGTTTGGGAATCGATCGAGAACAATGTCCCTCACAAGTCTAATACTGCAATCCACTGGTAACTGTGCCCATCTAATATCCTCCTCGAATACTAATTTGACTGTTCTTGTCACTATCTTTTCTTCCTTAACACTTCTTTTCTCCTCCACAACCACCTTGTTTTCCTCAACCTTCCTTCTGTCAAATTTGTTACTCTTCTTTTTAGATTTTACAACCTTAGTAGAAACCGGAGGCTCAACAACAACTTccaattcttcaatttttacaCCTTTCTGTTCCAACGCCCCTGCAATATCAAGCGCAGTCAAATTATTGGGTTCAATACTCAAAACAAGGTTAACATCCCTTAAAGCCAATTCAAGCCTATTCAATGATTGATAACACTTTGCTCTCTTCAACAAAGCTTTAGTATACTTCGGAGCAACTTGAAGTGCCAAGTTACATTCAGTTATTGCTCTTGGGTAATCACCAAGACCAATTTGCATATAACAAGCAGCCATATTAGTATGCAAATACGCAACATCAATATGATTAGGCGGAAGCAAATTAAGAGCCTTCTCATACTTCAACATAGACCCCTCATGATCATGCTTCTGAAAAAGCTTGTTCCCTTCTTCCTTCAATTCTTGAGACATAGTGATGAATACAGCAGTATCTTCATCAAATGCTTTAGAAGTGCCATGTTTGACATTTGCAGATATGACTTGAGTTTTCTTCTTCCCAGTAGGCTTCCCCATAGCAGCAAATCAATAAGAAAGCAAAAAAGATGTTGAAAAAGCAGTGAAGGATTGAGGAAAGTTcggatttggaaagaaagaaagagagagggAAAGAAAACGGCGGATGAAGAGAATGATAATGTATAAAGTTGGTTTCCCTTTCAGTAGGAATAGGGTTTACTTCCATAACTGCGTCAACGCTCATTTTCAACTACAGCGTCCTCACTTAcccattttcatcttttatctcTCTCCATATATATACCTTCCTTCATAACGCTACTTGCACAATTCAATTACCCATCTCGACTACCGACATCTCATTACAGGTGGATATGGTACGGTAGATATgagatttatatataattaaaaaattatataccgTAATTTGGTTGTTATGATATTTGAAAAGAAtgcaaaaattaaatcaaaaaaatgttattgagtTGGTACTATTAAGTTAATGAACgagtaaatattttaaaaggtcacttaactttgaaaaattatgtgcaaagtcattcaaatttattttatatcaacAGCTGAATGACTTTTCTACATAATTTCTTAAAgtccttttgagatatttactcGTTAATGaataaatggattttttttaaaaaaaaattgggttattggtttgatattgatttttggGGAAAGGGTCGAAAAttcccttaaactatgtgaaaagaacaaaaatgtcCTCCGTTTATAATTTGGCTAAAGAATGTCCTtaccgtcaatactttggttcaaaaatgcccttaaactatgcgaaaggaacaaaaatgtcatCCGTTTGTAGTTTGGTTCAAAAATACCCTTGTCGTCAATATTTTGATCCAAAAATGctcttattgttatttaatgggtcaaaacccattctttttctaataatattttttaaattagcaaatgtttatcttacttcaattcagaaaaaaaatgaaaatatttcttattttattatcattattttttatcgttatataaatataaattaatgatggattGACTATGCTTATATTTATAACATATATTATCTATCGAAATGGTACatgaaattattatattttaattgataaaagagaaaagacataaaggcaccactgaagttgtctcgaatt
This genomic stretch from Solanum stenotomum isolate F172 chromosome 10, ASM1918654v1, whole genome shotgun sequence harbors:
- the LOC125843243 gene encoding protein PHOX1-like, encoding MGKPTGKKKTQVISANVKHGTSKAFDEDTAVFITMSQELKEEGNKLFQKHDHEGSMLKYEKALNLLPPNHIDVAYLHTNMAACYMQIGLGDYPRAITECNLALQVAPKYTKALLKRAKCYQSLNRLELALRDVNLVLSIEPNNLTALDIAGALEQKGVKIEELEVVVEPPVSTKVVKSKKKSNKFDRRKVEENKVVVEEKRSVKEEKIVTRTVKLVFEEDIRWAQLPVDCSIRLVRDIVLDRFPNLKGALIKYRDQEGDLVTITTTDELRLVESSAASQTSLRLYVVQVTPDKEPVYEGMSGEEDMNSSSYKSTIVTDDGHLEKERQLNKGTTCVEDWIIQFARLFKNHVGFDCDPYLDLHEIGMKLYCETMEDTVTGEESQELFGIAAAKFQEMAALSLFNWGNVHMSRARKRVYFTEDGSRESLLKQVKSAYDWAEKEYEMAGSRYGEALRLKPDFYEGLLALGQQQFEHAKLSWYYLIGSKVELETGTCAEILELYNKAEDSMERGTEMWEEMEEQRLNGLSKNDEYKALLQKMGLDGLLKDKPAEESEEQAANMRSQIYLLWGTMLYERSVVEFKLGLPTWEECLEVAMEKFELAGASQIDIAVMIKNHCSNETALEGFKVDEIVQAWKEMYDTNRWQTGVPAFRLEPLFRRRVSNLHTVLENL